One Cucurbita pepo subsp. pepo cultivar mu-cu-16 chromosome LG20, ASM280686v2, whole genome shotgun sequence genomic window carries:
- the LOC111782627 gene encoding vacuolar protein 8-like: MKVPPENSHFLLSNNLISSVLDDIPLINDFKGKWSSMATKLSDLRAQLIDVSEFPNSSSNPLSLDFLHSVMETLTQAASLSHKCRNPGVSDGKLKTQSDILSVLTKLDCLLKDGDVLIKSEILHDGVISSSSSRREAVRAESRNLITRLQIGSIESRVLAIDSLLQLLNEDDKNVTIAAAQGAVPVLVRLLDSSSLELKEKAVAAISIVSTVDGVKNVMIAEGIVLLNHLLRILDSGSGFAKEKSCLALQSLSISRQNARSIGSRGGISSLLEICEAGTPGSQASAAAVLRNLASFNEIKENFIEENGVIVLLGLLTSGTPLAQENAIGCLCNLVVDDDNLKLLIVKEGGIEFLKIFWDSVPSVRSLGVAVELLSLLASYSPIAETLISEGFLDRLLPVLSCGVLGARIAAARAVYELSFCAKARKEMGESGFITPLINMLDGKSVDEKTAAAKALSSLLQYNGNRRIFQKEERGIVSAVHLLDPSILNLDKKYPVSLLASVVISSKCRKLMAAAGAALYLQKLVEMNVEGSKKLLVSLSRAKIWGVFARS, from the coding sequence ATGAAAGTACCTCCAGAAAACAGCCATTTCCTTCTCTCTAACAATCTCAtttcttctgttcttgatGATATTCCACTCATCAACGATTTCAAGGGCAAATGGTCTTCCATGGCCACCAAACTCTCGGATCTTCGCGCTCAATTGATCGATGTTTCTGAGTTTCCCAACTCTTCTTCCAATCCGCTCTCTCTCGATTTCCTTCATTCTGTTATGGAAACTCTTACTCAGGCGGCTTCTCTCTCGCACAAGTGCCGCAATCCGGGAGTTTCCGATGGTAAACTCAAGACTCAAAGCGATATTCTCTCCGTTCTCACGAAGTTAGACTGCCTACTcaaagatggtgatgtgttgaTTAAGAGTGAGATTCTTCACGACGGTGTGATTTCGAGTTCCTCGTCTAGAAGGGAGGCCGTGCGGGCGGAGTCCAGGAATTTGATCACTAGGTTACAGATTGGAAGCATTGAATCCAGAGTATTGGCTATTGATTCGCTGTTGCAGTTGTTGAATGAGGATGATAAGAATGTCACCATTGCTGCGGCTCAAGGGGCTGTTCCTGTTCTGGTTCGGCTACTGGATTCCAGTTCTTTAGAATTGAAGGAGAAGGCTGTTGCTGCTATTTCCATTGTTTCTACGGTGGATGGTGTTAAGAATGTAATGATTGCTGAAGGAATCGTGCTTTTGAATCACTTGCTGAGGATTCTCGATTCTGGTAGCGGTTTTGCAAAAGAGAAGTCCTGTTTAGCTCTCCAATCTCTGAGTATTTCCAGGCAAAATGCTAGGTCAATCGGTTCCAGAGGAGGGATTTCATCTCTGTTGGAGATTTGTGAGGCCGGAACTCCCGGTTCTCAAGCCTCTGCAGCTGCGGTTTTGAGAAATCTTGCATCATTTAACGAAATCAAGGAGAATTTCATCGAAGAAAATGGGGTTATAGTTCTTTTGGGGCTTTTGACCTCTGGAACTCCATTGGCTCAAGAAAATGCAATTGGTTGTTTGTGTAATTTAGTTGTAGATGATGATAATTTGAAGCTCTTGATCGTTAAAGAAGGTGGGATCGagttcttgaaaattttctggGATTCGGTTCCATCAGTTCGTAGTCTTGGAGTGGCTGTGGAGCTTTTGAGCCTCTTGGCTTCTTATTCCCCCATTGCAGAAACTCTTATTTCAGAGGGATTTCTTGATCGGCTTCTTCCAGTTTTGAGTTGCGGAGTATTAGGTGCGCGAATTGCAGCAGCTCGAGCAGTTTACGAGCTCAGCTTCTGCGcaaaagcaagaaaagaaatggggGAATCTGGATTCATTACACCCTTAATTAATATGCTGGATGGTAAATCTGTTGATGAGAAAACAGCAGCTGCTAAGGCGTTGTCTTCTCTATTACAATATAATGGTAACAGAAGAATTTTCCAGAAAGAGGAGAGGGGAATTGTAAGTGCAGTTCATCTCTTAGATCCTTCAATCTTGAATCTGGATAAGAAGTACCCTGTTTCATTATTAGCCTCGGTTGTGATTTCAAGCAAGTGTAGAAAGCTGATGGCTGCTGCTGGTGCTGCTTTGTATCTACAAAAGCTTGTTGAAATGAATGTTGAGGGGTCAAAGAAGCTGTTGGTAAGTCTTAGCCGTGCTAAAATCTGGGGTGTCTTTGCCAGATCTTAG
- the LOC111783023 gene encoding protein CLMP1-like, with product MGKSGTRKKKGGSNHASSAVNSTPNANGGVDLDSSIFLKRAHELKEEGNKRFQNKDFVGALEQYESALRLTPKTHPDRAVFHSNRAACLMQMKPIDYDTVIAECNMALQVQPRFVRALLRRARALEAIGKYEMAMQDVQVLLVVDPNHRDALDIAKRLRAAVGPRQEAQQDLQSRPSPAALGASAVGAPIAGLGPCLPARPVQKKVAASMGGATVLLNSKVERHQGVLTTENGPNEPKLQFPKVVLKPSSGSSKAPNVSEDKLKEDSLSSLSLHAQSRTQEPKVQLRPLKLVYDHDIRLAMMPVNCSFKDLREIVSKRFPSSKSVLIKYKDADGDLVTITCTSELRLAEFCADSFVPKDPEVDKPASFGMLRLHVVEVSPEQEPPLLGEEDEKPIESEESKGDDSGHVSPLGESVAEATDSENDKKIEKEVPKEKPGALEDPECKEVEMDDWLFEFAQLFRTHVGIDPDAHIDLHEIGMELCSEALEEAVTSEEAQKHFNKAASKFQEVAALAFFNWGNVHMCAARKRIPLDESSGKDIVAEQLQTAYEWVKEKYTLAREKYEEALLIKPDFYEGLLALGQQQFEMAKLHWSFALAKKIDLSSWDFTETLELFDSAEEKMKVATEMWEKMEEQRAKEPKDPTASKREELLKRRKKQAGNADSEMQGIGGQFEVSSNETAEQAALMKSQIHLFWGNMLFERSQVECKIGTGDWKKNLDAAVERFRLAGASEADISVVLKNHCSNENAVEGDDKTSLDINKKANQEKEDIVKEVDQASG from the coding sequence ATGGGGAAATCTGGGACTCGTAAGAAGAAGGGTGGTTCGAATCATGCTTCTTCGGCTGTTAATTCGACTCCAAATGCTAATGGGGGTGTTGATTTGGATTCTTCTATCTTTTTGAAAAGAGCTCATGAGTTGAAAGAAGAGGGGAATAAAAGGTTTCAGAATAAGGATTTTGTTGGTGCTCTTGAACAGTATGAAAGTGCGCTTCGTCTTACTCCCAAAACCCACCCTGATCGAGCTGTGTTTCATAGCAATAGAGCGGCTTGTTTGATGCAAATGAAACCAATTGATTATGATACTGTTATTGCTGAGTGTAACATGGCCCTCCAGGTCCAGCCTCGATTTGTTCGTGCTCTCCTTCGGAGGGCTCGTGCTCTTGAGGCTATTGGGAAGTATGAAATGGCAATGCAGGACGTGCAGGTCTTGTTGGTCGTCGATCCTAACCATCGAGATGCTCTTGACATCGCCAAACGGTTGAGGGCTGCTGTTGGACCTCGCCAGGAGGCTCAACAGGACCTTCAGAGCCGTCCGTCTCCTGCTGCTTTAGGTGCCTCGGCTGTTGGTGCTCCCATTGCAGGCTTAGGTCCATGTCTGCCTGCTCGACCGGTTCAGAAGAAAGTGGCAGCTTCCATGGGGGGTGCTACAGTACTGCTAAATAGTAAAGTGGAGAGGCATCAGGGTGTTCTAACTACTGAAAATGGCCCAAATGAACCCAAATTGCAATTTCCCAAAGTAGTCTTGAAGCCTTCAAGTGGGTCTTCTAAGGCTCCTAATGTAAGTGAAGATAAACTGAAGGAAGATTCACTTTCTTCCTTGTCATTGCATGCTCAAAGTCGAACCCAAGAACCTAAGGTTCAGTTGAGGCCTTTGAAGCTTGTCTATGACCATGACATAAGGCTTGCCATGATGCCAGTGAATTGCAGCTTCAAAGATCTTAGAGAGATTGTGAGCAAACGTTTTCCGTCGTCAAAATCTGTTTTGATCAAGTATAAGGACGCAGATGGGGATCTGGTGACGATAACCTGTACAAGTGAACTCAGACTGGCGGAGTTTTGTGCCGATAGCTTTGTTCCTAAGGACCCTGAAGTAGATAAACCTGCTTCATTTGGAATGCTTAGATTGCATGTTGTAGAGGTGAGTCCTGAGCAAGAACCACCTTTGTTGGGAGAAGAGGACGAGAAACCTATCGAGAGTGAAGAATCCAAGGGAGATGACAGTGGGCACGTTTCACCTCTCGGGGAGTCTGTAGCAGAAGCTACTGATTCTGAAAATGATAAGAAGATAGAGAAAGAAGTTCCGAAGGAAAAACCAGGAGCTTTGGAAGATCCCGAGTGCAAGGAAGTTGAGATGGACGAttggttatttgaatttgCTCAACTTTTCCGAACGCATGTTGGTATTGATCCAGATGCCCATATAGATTTGCACGAGATTGGAATGGAGCTCTGCTCCGAGGCTCTTGAGGAGGCGGTAACGAGTGAAGAAGCTCAGAAGCATTTTAACAAGGCAGCATCAAAATTCCAGGAGGTTGCTGCTTTAGCTTTCTTCAACTGGGGTAATGTTCATATGTGTGCTGCAAGGAAACGTATTCCTTTAGACGAGTCGTCTGGAAAGGATATCGTGGCAGAGCAGCTTCAAACTGCTTATGAATGGGTGAAGGAGAAGTACACCctagcaagagagaaatacgAAGAGGCGCTTTTGATCAAGCCCGACTTTTATGAAGGTCTATTGGCTCTTGGCCAACAGCAGTTCGAAATGGCTAAACTTCATTGGTCTTTTGCACTAGCTAAGAAAATCGACCTCTCAAGTTGGGATTTTACAGAAACACTCGAACTTTTCGACAGTGcagaagagaaaatgaaagtagCGACCGAGATGTGGGAAAAAATGGAGGAGCAGAGGGCGAAAGAGCCGAAAGATCCAACCGCAAGCAAGAGGGAAGAGTTACTGAAGCGACGAAAGAAACAGGCAGGTAATGCAGACAGTGAAATGCAGGGAATAGGTGGTCAGTTTGAGGTTTCATCCAATGAAACTGCTGAGCAAGCAGCACTAATGAAATCCCAAATCCATCTTTTCTGGGGCAATATGCTGTTTGAGAGGTCCCAAGTTGAATGTAAAATAGGAACAGGAGATTGGAAGAAGAACCTCGATGCTGCTGTAGAACGATTCCGACTTGCTGGAGCTTCCGAGGCTGACATTTCTGTCGTTTTGAAGAATCATTGTTCGAACGAAAATGCTGTGGAAGGCGACGATAAGACGAGTCTAGACATAAACAAGAAAGCGAATcaagaaaaggaagatatCGTTAAGGAGGTCGATCAAGCATCTGGGTAG